A window from Candidatus Zixiibacteriota bacterium encodes these proteins:
- a CDS encoding FAD-dependent oxidoreductase — MSKKITYKGEKEMPPFAISEGHMNWNKTGAWSYVNPIHKDNLSPCNYACPAREDIQGYIQLVLKEKYREAWEKIRETNPLPSVCGRVCYHPCEHNCNRKEYDEAVSIHYIERFIGDWGLKNAKIKRLKTDPSKGEVAVIGAGPAGLSCAYHLIRAGHPVTIFDSMPKAGGMLRIGIPEYRLPRKILDAEIKSILDLGIKFVPRTEIGIDLPFSELNKFAATFIAVGAHKSKRMGIPGEDISGILPGLTFLRDVNFGKRPKLRGKVAVIGGGNTAIDVARCVLRLGGKPLILYRRSYEEMPAIREEIHEAEHEGIEIQFLTAPLEIRKRGRMLSLTTQKMKLGGKDSSGRRRPVPVKGSEITTPYSMILTAIGEDPNIAFLPEDLRHERWGIETDEAQRTSMDDVFAGGDAGIDKRAVTDAVGAGHRAATAISQHLAGRDVAIQEIDLAVTHLNDLRLDYFDTSRSVNKKKISDTVRPKSFREVNIGLGERDAEAEANRCFSCGVCNSCDNCWIYCPDIAISRSNGKYTVNYDYCKGCGICVNECPRSAIHLEVKQADGKEVK, encoded by the coding sequence ATGTCTAAGAAAATCACATACAAAGGTGAAAAGGAGATGCCGCCATTCGCCATCTCCGAAGGACACATGAACTGGAACAAGACTGGAGCGTGGAGCTATGTCAATCCGATTCATAAAGACAATCTCTCTCCATGCAATTATGCTTGCCCTGCCAGGGAAGACATCCAGGGATATATCCAGCTTGTCCTCAAAGAGAAGTATCGCGAGGCGTGGGAGAAGATCAGGGAGACAAATCCCCTTCCCTCCGTCTGCGGCCGTGTCTGCTATCATCCCTGTGAGCATAACTGCAACAGGAAAGAGTATGACGAGGCGGTGTCCATACACTATATCGAGAGATTCATCGGTGACTGGGGTCTCAAGAACGCGAAGATCAAGCGCCTCAAGACCGACCCATCGAAAGGTGAGGTAGCGGTAATAGGCGCAGGACCAGCCGGACTATCATGTGCATATCACCTTATTCGTGCCGGACACCCGGTTACGATATTCGATTCCATGCCCAAGGCAGGCGGAATGCTCAGAATCGGTATTCCCGAATACCGACTGCCTCGAAAGATTCTCGACGCTGAAATCAAGTCCATCCTCGACCTCGGAATAAAGTTTGTACCCAGGACAGAAATAGGAATCGACCTTCCTTTCTCCGAACTCAACAAATTTGCTGCGACATTCATCGCGGTCGGAGCGCATAAGAGCAAGCGAATGGGCATTCCCGGTGAGGACATATCCGGCATCCTGCCGGGGCTGACATTCCTCCGTGATGTCAACTTTGGTAAGAGGCCAAAACTGCGAGGAAAGGTCGCTGTCATCGGAGGTGGTAACACCGCCATCGATGTTGCACGGTGCGTGCTGCGACTTGGCGGCAAGCCGCTGATACTATACCGGAGATCATACGAGGAAATGCCGGCAATTCGCGAGGAGATCCATGAGGCAGAGCATGAGGGCATCGAGATTCAGTTCCTCACAGCGCCGTTGGAAATTCGCAAACGCGGAAGGATGCTGTCGCTGACCACTCAGAAAATGAAACTCGGCGGAAAGGATTCTTCGGGAAGACGGCGTCCGGTTCCGGTGAAGGGATCGGAGATTACTACTCCGTACAGCATGATTCTTACCGCGATTGGTGAAGACCCGAACATCGCATTCCTGCCGGAGGATCTCCGCCATGAGCGGTGGGGAATTGAGACCGACGAAGCCCAGCGGACATCGATGGATGATGTCTTTGCAGGGGGCGACGCAGGAATCGACAAGCGCGCGGTAACCGACGCCGTCGGTGCGGGACATCGCGCCGCGACCGCAATCAGCCAGCACCTCGCCGGCAGAGATGTCGCAATCCAGGAGATCGATCTGGCCGTGACGCATTTGAACGATCTCCGTCTCGATTACTTCGACACATCGCGTTCGGTCAATAAGAAAAAGATTTCAGACACGGTTCGACCGAAGTCTTTTCGTGAAGTGAATATCGGGCTTGGAGAGCGTGATGCTGAAGCCGAAGCTAATCGCTGTTTCTCCTGCGGAGTCTGCAATAGCTGCGACAACTGCTGGATATACTGCCCCGATATTGCAATTTCGCGCTCCAACGGCAAATACACTGTCAATTATGACTACTGCAAAGGCTGCGGAATCTGCGTCAACGAATGCCCTCGCAGCGCGATACATCTGGAAGTCAAGCAAGCCGATGGCAAGGAAGTCAAATAG
- the porA gene encoding pyruvate ferredoxin oxidoreductase, producing MYKVISGSHSVSHAVRLARAQVITAYPITPQTSVVEKLSEFCADGSLDAKFIKVESEHSAMASLIGASAVGARCFTATSSHGLALMHEMLHWAAGDRLPIVMANVNRAMGAPWSIWVDHSDSLSQRDTGWMQLYVESNQEIIDTVIQAFKIAETVHLPIIVNLDGFFLSHTVEEVDIPEQSDVDSFLPPYEAEHKLDVNDPRSIGNLTTPDHFYEFRHMAHDAAQRALKLIEEVGAEYGEKFGRRYGIIDSYMMDDAEIALVAYATAASTTRATVKEMRAEGKKVGMVKIRSFRPFPAEALISALRNVPKIAVLDRNVSIGSTGIFCQEVKAALYDASLHNQIFGFVVGLGGRDITPDVVRNITAQVEGKQAPESAIYWEGLKV from the coding sequence ATGTACAAAGTAATATCCGGAAGTCACTCGGTGAGCCATGCGGTCAGACTTGCACGCGCCCAGGTCATCACGGCGTATCCTATCACACCGCAGACTTCTGTCGTCGAAAAGCTGTCCGAATTTTGCGCTGACGGTTCGCTTGATGCCAAGTTTATCAAGGTTGAGTCTGAGCATTCGGCAATGGCGTCGTTGATAGGAGCCTCGGCTGTCGGCGCGCGATGTTTCACAGCTACGTCATCGCATGGTCTTGCGCTGATGCACGAGATGCTCCACTGGGCAGCCGGTGACCGTCTTCCGATAGTCATGGCAAACGTCAATCGTGCAATGGGTGCTCCCTGGTCGATATGGGTCGATCATTCGGACAGCCTGTCGCAGCGCGATACCGGCTGGATGCAGCTATATGTCGAATCGAATCAGGAAATCATCGATACGGTTATCCAGGCATTTAAAATAGCCGAAACCGTTCATCTGCCGATTATCGTGAATCTCGATGGGTTCTTCCTTTCGCACACGGTCGAAGAAGTGGACATTCCCGAGCAATCAGATGTTGACTCTTTCCTGCCTCCGTACGAAGCAGAGCACAAGCTTGATGTCAACGATCCGAGATCGATCGGCAATCTAACGACTCCGGACCATTTCTATGAATTCCGTCACATGGCTCATGACGCCGCTCAGCGTGCTTTGAAGTTGATCGAGGAGGTCGGCGCGGAGTACGGCGAGAAATTCGGAAGGCGCTACGGTATCATTGATTCCTACATGATGGATGATGCGGAGATCGCGCTCGTGGCTTACGCGACAGCGGCATCTACGACGCGGGCCACAGTCAAAGAGATGCGTGCCGAAGGCAAAAAAGTTGGCATGGTCAAGATTAGATCGTTCCGTCCATTTCCTGCCGAAGCTCTGATCAGCGCACTCAGAAATGTGCCGAAAATAGCTGTGCTTGACAGAAATGTCAGTATCGGATCAACGGGCATCTTCTGTCAGGAGGTCAAGGCCGCTTTGTACGATGCCAGCCTTCACAACCAGATATTCGGCTTCGTAGTCGGACTGGGTGGCCGCGATATCACTCCGGACGTTGTCAGGAATATCACTGCGCAGGTCGAGGGAAAGCAGGCTCCCGAGTCAGCAATATATTGGGAGGGGTTGAAAGTATGA
- a CDS encoding 3-methyl-2-oxobutanoate dehydrogenase subunit beta: protein MNTQSLFTAPDCELVECGHLACSGCGEALGLRLVLKVLGKRTVMVIPACCATVVDGVWPHSSVDVPLLHTAFETAAATAAGVRAALDHKGEKDVNVLAWAGDGGTFDIGIQALSSTAERNENYIYICYDNEAYMNTGIQRSSATPLGSWTTTTPVKNPKTEPKKNIIDILAAHRVPYLATATVGHPDDLLNKVKKAKKTKGFRFIHFLSPCPPGWKSPADKSIELCRLAVEARVFPLIEVHNGRKYVLNYEPKKQVSVEEYIHLQGRFKHLKKRQIATIQDNVDREWDFLLKRVEFSRGL, encoded by the coding sequence ATGAATACGCAATCATTATTCACAGCACCTGACTGTGAGTTGGTTGAGTGTGGACATCTCGCCTGTTCCGGTTGCGGCGAAGCGCTCGGACTGCGGCTTGTCCTCAAGGTACTCGGCAAGCGCACGGTTATGGTGATACCGGCGTGTTGCGCGACTGTGGTTGACGGTGTGTGGCCGCATTCATCGGTTGATGTTCCACTTCTACACACCGCATTCGAAACCGCGGCAGCGACTGCCGCTGGGGTTCGGGCTGCACTCGATCACAAAGGTGAAAAGGATGTGAACGTACTTGCATGGGCAGGCGACGGCGGAACGTTCGACATCGGCATTCAGGCACTCTCCTCGACAGCGGAGCGTAACGAGAATTACATATACATCTGCTATGACAATGAAGCCTATATGAACACTGGAATCCAGAGGTCTTCCGCGACACCCCTTGGCTCCTGGACCACCACCACACCCGTGAAGAATCCGAAGACTGAGCCGAAGAAAAATATCATAGATATTCTCGCCGCCCATCGCGTACCCTACCTTGCGACAGCGACCGTCGGGCATCCGGACGATCTACTAAACAAGGTGAAGAAGGCGAAGAAAACCAAGGGGTTCCGTTTTATCCATTTTCTGTCACCCTGTCCTCCCGGCTGGAAATCCCCAGCGGACAAATCGATTGAATTGTGCCGTCTCGCAGTCGAGGCGAGAGTTTTTCCACTGATCGAAGTCCACAATGGGCGGAAATACGTGCTGAACTATGAGCCGAAGAAACAGGTGTCTGTGGAGGAATACATCCACCTTCAGGGACGGTTTAAGCACTTGAAAAAGCGTCAGATAGCGACAATCCAGGACAATGTGGATCGCGAATGGGATTTTCTGTTGAAGAGAGTCGAGTTTTCGCGCGGATTATGA